One genomic segment of Burkholderia pyrrocinia includes these proteins:
- the rsfS gene encoding ribosome silencing factor, which produces MDIRKLQRVIVDALEDVKAQDIKVFNTSHLTELFDRVVVASGTSNRQTKALASSVRDKVKEAGGDIVSSEGEETGEWVLVDCGDAVVHILQPALRQYYNLEEIWGDKPVRMKLGGGKGPNGGFATASEDDEDEEEAAPARPARKTAARRR; this is translated from the coding sequence ATGGATATTCGCAAACTGCAGCGCGTGATCGTCGACGCCCTCGAAGACGTCAAGGCGCAAGACATCAAGGTGTTCAACACCAGCCACCTGACCGAACTGTTCGACCGCGTGGTCGTCGCATCGGGCACGTCCAACCGCCAGACCAAGGCCCTCGCATCGAGCGTGCGCGACAAGGTCAAGGAAGCCGGCGGCGACATCGTCAGCTCCGAGGGCGAGGAAACCGGCGAATGGGTGCTGGTCGACTGCGGCGACGCCGTCGTGCACATCCTGCAGCCGGCCCTGCGCCAGTACTACAACCTCGAGGAAATCTGGGGCGACAAGCCCGTGCGGATGAAGCTCGGCGGCGGCAAGGGCCCGAACGGCGGCTTCGCCACGGCCAGCGAAGACGACGAAGACGAGGAAGAAGCAGCGCCGGCCCGCCCGGCACGCAAGACGGCCGCCCGCCGCCGCTAA
- a CDS encoding YggL family protein: protein MSQGHNRRQRKKLHIGEFQELAFNATAHYRNEMTDLERGELIDAFIDFVEANGLLTVASADEGIGAYVISGAPRGTTTDADREIVRGWLAARPELTDVKVSEFTDAWYPDA from the coding sequence ATGAGCCAAGGCCACAACCGCCGTCAGCGCAAGAAACTCCACATCGGCGAATTCCAGGAACTCGCGTTCAACGCGACCGCGCATTACCGCAACGAGATGACCGACCTCGAACGCGGCGAACTGATCGACGCATTCATCGACTTCGTCGAAGCGAACGGGCTGCTGACCGTCGCGTCGGCGGACGAAGGTATCGGCGCCTACGTGATCTCCGGCGCGCCGCGCGGCACGACGACCGACGCCGATCGCGAGATCGTGCGCGGCTGGCTGGCCGCACGGCCGGAACTGACCGACGTCAAGGTCAGCGAATTCACCGACGCGTGGTATCCGGACGCCTGA
- a CDS encoding STM2901 family protein yields MRTTTRAVCRTNRYSYNGRVDLKPGDLFFWVAVGEIQARLGFDDLAAASAVLLGQADVPAPGKFATATKGTSVASIAARKLLPIQTRMRLPMIMSVSARGVRIASTKSLGAWVGRTIPVIGEVFLAADSAVIMFNTVRRYNAIAKPEDRVF; encoded by the coding sequence ATTCGAACCACGACGAGGGCCGTATGTCGGACGAATCGCTATTCGTACAATGGTCGTGTCGATCTCAAGCCGGGGGATCTGTTTTTCTGGGTTGCGGTCGGTGAGATCCAGGCGCGCCTCGGGTTCGATGATCTTGCTGCCGCTTCAGCAGTTTTGCTCGGTCAAGCCGATGTGCCTGCGCCCGGAAAATTCGCTACGGCGACCAAGGGCACATCGGTCGCGTCCATTGCGGCGCGCAAGCTGTTGCCGATTCAGACGAGGATGCGATTGCCGATGATCATGTCGGTGAGCGCTCGGGGCGTGCGTATCGCGTCTACGAAGAGTCTCGGTGCATGGGTTGGCCGAACCATCCCCGTGATCGGGGAAGTTTTTTTGGCTGCGGACTCGGCCGTAATCATGTTCAACACCGTGCGTCGGTATAACGCCATCGCCAAACCAGAAGACAGGGTGTTCTGA
- a CDS encoding DUF1493 family protein: MPTDTWEKLAAFAREELGRPLFGGELRIDPSSRLEEDLRVTGIDAIEFIDKWAETFGVHADDFPYGRYFGPEGQELVTSFLALFSERYRKPPRVPLTLGMLEQAMRIGRWDTDTIERGAREAARRE; this comes from the coding sequence GTGCCGACCGATACGTGGGAAAAGCTGGCCGCATTTGCGCGTGAAGAGCTTGGTCGCCCGTTGTTCGGCGGCGAACTGAGGATCGACCCGTCGTCACGCCTCGAAGAGGATCTGCGCGTGACGGGAATCGACGCAATCGAGTTCATCGACAAATGGGCGGAAACATTCGGTGTGCATGCCGACGACTTTCCCTACGGCCGGTACTTTGGCCCGGAGGGACAAGAACTGGTGACGTCGTTTCTCGCGCTGTTTTCCGAGCGATACCGTAAGCCACCGCGCGTGCCTCTGACGCTCGGCATGCTGGAACAAGCGATGCGTATCGGCCGCTGGGATACCGACACGATCGAGCGTGGCGCGCGGGAGGCTGCCCGCCGGGAATAG
- the hemF gene encoding oxygen-dependent coproporphyrinogen oxidase, translated as MTDSTYDVARVRTYLQGLQTRIADALGALDGTPLATDAWQRGPAERLRGGGCTRILEGGRVFERAGIGFSDVAGDALPPSASAARPQLAGRGFEALGVSLVLHPRNPYCPTVHMNVRMLIATKPGEEPVFWFGGGMDLTPVYGFEDDARHFHQTCKDALDPFGAELYPRFKKWCDEYFFLKHRNEMRGIGGIFFDDFSEPGFERSFDMMQSVGDAFLQAYLPIVERRADLPYGERERDFQAYRRGRYVEFNLVFDRGTLFGLQSGGRTESILMSMPPVANWRYNWQPEPGTPEARLYSDFIVPRDWV; from the coding sequence ATGACCGATTCGACCTACGACGTGGCGCGCGTGCGCACGTACCTCCAGGGCCTGCAGACACGCATCGCCGATGCGCTCGGCGCGCTCGACGGCACGCCGCTCGCGACCGACGCATGGCAGCGCGGGCCGGCCGAACGCCTGCGCGGCGGCGGCTGCACGCGGATTCTCGAAGGCGGCCGCGTGTTCGAACGTGCGGGAATCGGCTTTTCGGACGTCGCGGGCGACGCGCTGCCGCCGTCGGCGAGCGCGGCGCGCCCGCAGCTCGCGGGCCGCGGCTTCGAGGCGCTCGGCGTGTCGCTCGTGCTGCACCCGCGCAATCCGTACTGCCCGACCGTGCACATGAACGTGCGGATGCTGATCGCGACGAAACCGGGCGAGGAGCCCGTGTTCTGGTTCGGCGGCGGCATGGATCTGACACCGGTTTACGGTTTCGAGGACGACGCGCGGCATTTCCACCAGACGTGCAAGGATGCGCTCGACCCGTTCGGCGCCGAGCTCTATCCGCGCTTCAAGAAATGGTGCGACGAGTATTTCTTCCTGAAGCACCGCAACGAGATGCGCGGCATCGGCGGGATCTTCTTCGACGATTTCTCCGAACCCGGATTCGAACGCTCGTTTGACATGATGCAAAGCGTCGGCGATGCGTTCCTGCAGGCCTACCTGCCGATCGTCGAGCGCCGCGCCGACCTGCCGTACGGCGAGCGCGAACGCGACTTCCAGGCGTACCGCCGCGGCCGCTACGTCGAATTCAACCTCGTGTTCGACCGTGGCACGCTGTTCGGCCTGCAAAGCGGCGGCCGGACCGAGTCGATCCTGATGTCGATGCCGCCGGTCGCGAACTGGCGCTACAACTGGCAGCCCGAACCGGGCACGCCCGAAGCGCGCCTGTACAGCGACTTCATCGTGCCGCGCGACTGGGTCTGA
- a CDS encoding nicotinate-nucleotide adenylyltransferase: MPQEKDAFLDTTARPAPLPRRIGLLGGTFDPIHDGHLALARRFAERLGLTDLVLLPAGQPYQKRDVSAAEHRLAMTRAAADSLVLPGVTVTVATDEIEHAGPTYTVDTLARWRERVGPDASLSLLIGADQLVRLDTWHDWRKLFDYAHICASTRPGFELGAAPPDVAQEIAARQAGADVLKATPAGHLLIDTTLAFDIAATDIRAHLRECIARHAQMPDASAEHVPAAVWAYILQHRLYHT, from the coding sequence CTGCCCCAAGAAAAGGACGCGTTTCTGGACACCACCGCCCGCCCCGCCCCGCTGCCGCGTCGTATCGGCTTGCTGGGCGGTACTTTCGACCCGATCCACGACGGCCATCTCGCGCTCGCGCGCCGGTTTGCCGAGCGGCTCGGCCTGACCGATCTCGTGCTGTTGCCCGCCGGGCAGCCGTACCAGAAGCGCGACGTGTCGGCCGCCGAGCATCGGCTCGCGATGACGCGCGCAGCCGCGGATTCGCTCGTGCTGCCGGGCGTGACCGTGACCGTCGCCACCGACGAAATCGAGCACGCCGGCCCGACCTACACGGTCGACACGCTGGCGCGCTGGCGCGAGCGGGTCGGCCCGGACGCGTCGCTGTCGCTGCTGATCGGCGCCGACCAGCTCGTGCGCCTCGACACGTGGCACGACTGGCGCAAGCTGTTCGACTACGCGCACATCTGCGCGTCGACGCGACCGGGCTTCGAGCTCGGCGCGGCGCCGCCGGACGTCGCGCAGGAAATCGCCGCGCGGCAGGCCGGCGCCGACGTGCTGAAGGCCACGCCGGCCGGCCACCTGCTGATCGACACGACCCTCGCGTTCGACATTGCCGCGACCGACATCCGCGCGCACCTGCGCGAATGCATCGCGCGCCATGCGCAAATGCCCGATGCGTCGGCCGAGCATGTGCCGGCCGCCGTATGGGCCTATATTCTTCAACATCGCCTCTACCACACCTGA
- the rng gene encoding ribonuclease G has translation MNEEILINLTPQETRVALVQQGAVQELHVERTLSRGRVGNIYLGKVVRVLPGMQSAFIDIGLERAAFLHVADIWHPRLAGEPQSNAPHQPIEKTVFEGQTLMVQVIKDPIGTKGARLSTQVSIAGRTLVYLPQEPHIGISQKIESEAEREAVRARLTAVIPPDEKGGYIVRTIAEDATSDELAGDVTYLRKTWATIVAQAQRLPATSLLYQDLDLAQRVLRDFANDDTTRIQVDSRETYQRLSEFASEFTPAVSPKLHHYTGERPLFDLYNIETEIQRALSRRVDLKSGGYLMIDQTEAMTTIDVNTGGYVGARNFDDTIFKTNLEAAHTIARQLRLRNLGGIIIIDFIDMENAEHRDAVLSELKKALSRDRTRVTVNSFSQLGLVEMTRKRTRESLAHVLCEPCPTCQGKGQVKTPRTVCYDILREILRESRQFNPREFRVIGAQQVIDLFLDEESQHLAMLIDFIGKPVSLQVESNLSQEQYDIVLM, from the coding sequence ATGAACGAAGAAATCCTGATCAACCTCACGCCGCAGGAAACGCGGGTCGCACTCGTCCAGCAAGGCGCGGTGCAGGAGCTTCACGTCGAGCGCACGCTGTCGCGCGGGCGGGTCGGCAACATCTATCTCGGCAAGGTCGTGCGCGTGCTGCCCGGCATGCAGTCGGCGTTCATCGACATCGGCCTCGAGCGCGCGGCGTTCCTGCACGTCGCCGACATCTGGCATCCGCGTCTCGCCGGCGAGCCGCAGTCGAATGCACCACACCAGCCGATCGAGAAGACCGTGTTCGAGGGCCAGACGCTGATGGTCCAGGTGATCAAGGATCCGATCGGCACGAAGGGCGCACGGCTGTCGACGCAGGTCAGCATCGCGGGCCGCACGCTCGTCTACCTGCCGCAGGAACCGCATATCGGCATCTCGCAGAAGATCGAGAGCGAGGCCGAACGCGAAGCCGTGCGCGCGCGCCTGACGGCGGTGATCCCGCCGGACGAGAAAGGCGGCTACATCGTGCGCACGATCGCCGAGGATGCGACCTCCGACGAACTGGCCGGCGACGTCACGTACCTGCGCAAGACGTGGGCGACGATCGTCGCGCAGGCGCAGCGGCTGCCGGCGACGAGCCTGCTGTACCAGGATCTCGATCTCGCGCAGCGCGTGCTGCGCGATTTCGCGAACGACGACACGACGCGCATCCAGGTCGATTCGCGCGAGACCTACCAGCGCCTCTCGGAATTCGCGTCCGAGTTCACGCCGGCCGTGAGCCCGAAGCTGCACCACTACACGGGCGAGCGGCCGCTGTTCGACCTGTACAACATCGAGACGGAGATCCAGCGCGCACTGTCGCGCCGCGTCGACCTGAAGTCGGGCGGTTACCTGATGATCGACCAGACGGAAGCGATGACGACGATCGACGTGAACACCGGCGGCTACGTCGGCGCACGCAACTTCGACGACACGATCTTCAAGACCAACCTCGAGGCCGCGCACACGATCGCGCGGCAACTGCGGCTGCGCAACCTCGGCGGGATCATCATCATCGACTTCATCGACATGGAGAACGCCGAGCATCGCGACGCGGTGCTGTCCGAACTGAAGAAGGCACTGTCGCGCGACCGCACGCGCGTGACAGTCAACAGCTTCTCGCAGCTCGGGCTCGTCGAGATGACGCGCAAGCGCACGCGCGAATCGCTCGCGCACGTGCTGTGCGAGCCGTGCCCGACCTGCCAGGGCAAGGGCCAGGTGAAGACGCCGCGCACCGTGTGCTACGACATCCTGCGCGAGATCCTGCGCGAATCGCGGCAGTTCAACCCGCGTGAATTCCGCGTGATTGGCGCGCAGCAGGTGATCGACCTGTTCCTCGACGAGGAGTCGCAGCATCTCGCAATGCTGATCGACTTCATCGGCAAGCCGGTGTCGCTGCAGGTGGAATCGAACCTGAGCCAGGAACAGTACGATATCGTGCTGATGTAA
- a CDS encoding Maf family protein, whose protein sequence is MPSSTSAALFPTLYLASQSPRRQELLQQIGVRFELLLPRPDEDAEALEAELPGEAADAYVRRVTVAKAEAARARLVASGKPAAPVLVADTTVTIDGAILGKPADADDALAMLTRLAGREHAVLTAVAVIDAGGELLPPALSRSSVRFAAASLDAYARYVETGEPFGKAGAYAIQGRAAEFIERIDGSHSGIMGLPLFETAALLRAARVAF, encoded by the coding sequence ATGCCGTCCAGCACGTCCGCCGCGCTTTTCCCGACCCTTTACCTCGCTTCGCAAAGCCCGCGCCGCCAGGAGCTGCTGCAGCAGATCGGCGTACGCTTCGAGCTGCTGCTGCCGCGCCCCGACGAGGACGCCGAGGCACTCGAGGCCGAACTGCCCGGCGAAGCCGCCGATGCGTACGTCCGGCGCGTGACCGTCGCAAAGGCCGAGGCCGCACGCGCGCGCCTCGTCGCGAGCGGCAAGCCGGCCGCTCCGGTGCTGGTTGCCGATACCACCGTCACGATCGACGGCGCGATCCTCGGCAAGCCGGCCGACGCCGATGACGCGCTCGCGATGCTGACGCGCCTCGCGGGCCGCGAACACGCGGTGCTGACCGCCGTCGCCGTGATCGATGCCGGCGGCGAGCTGCTGCCGCCCGCGCTGTCGCGCTCGTCGGTGCGCTTCGCGGCCGCGTCGCTCGACGCGTACGCACGCTACGTCGAAACGGGCGAGCCGTTCGGCAAGGCAGGCGCGTATGCGATCCAGGGGCGCGCGGCCGAATTCATCGAGCGGATCGACGGTTCCCATTCGGGTATCATGGGTCTGCCCCTTTTTGAGACCGCGGCGCTGTTGCGCGCCGCGCGTGTCGCCTTCTGA
- the rlmH gene encoding 23S rRNA (pseudouridine(1915)-N(3))-methyltransferase RlmH produces the protein MKLFILAVGHKMPGWIASGFDEYTKRMPPELRIELREIKPELRSGGRSAESVMAAERQKIEAALPKGARIVALDERGRDWTTMQLAQALPGWQQDGRDVAFVIGGADGLDPELKARADVLLRISSMTLPHGMVRVLLAEQLYRAWSITQNHPYHRA, from the coding sequence ATGAAGCTTTTCATCCTCGCGGTCGGCCACAAGATGCCGGGCTGGATCGCATCCGGCTTCGATGAATACACGAAGCGGATGCCGCCCGAGCTGCGCATCGAGTTGCGCGAGATCAAGCCAGAACTGCGTTCGGGCGGCCGCAGCGCCGAAAGCGTGATGGCGGCCGAGCGGCAGAAGATCGAGGCCGCGCTGCCGAAGGGCGCGCGCATCGTGGCGCTCGACGAGCGCGGCCGCGACTGGACCACGATGCAGCTCGCGCAGGCGCTGCCCGGCTGGCAGCAGGACGGCCGCGACGTCGCGTTCGTGATCGGCGGCGCCGACGGGCTCGATCCGGAACTGAAAGCGCGCGCCGACGTGCTGCTGCGCATCTCGAGCATGACGCTGCCGCACGGGATGGTGCGCGTGCTGCTCGCCGAACAGCTTTACCGGGCGTGGAGCATCACGCAGAATCACCCCTACCACCGCGCATGA